A window of Candidatus Jettenia caeni contains these coding sequences:
- a CDS encoding ABC transporter ATP-binding component, translated as MVHHLYMINIMKMIKTTHLTKNFNNIRAVDDLSFDVFEGEIFGLVGPDGAGKTTTMRLLTSIMEPTSGNAWVAGHHVVKESEIIKEKIGYMSQKFGLYPDLTVIENINFYADIYGIPRKNREKKINNLLTFSNLTPFKKRLAGNLSGGMKQKLGLTCTLIHTPKVLFLDEPTNGVDPVSRRDFWHILYGLLHEKVTIFVSTAYLDEAERCNRVGLIHKGRLLACGTPDEVKKLMHGAILEIRSSEPRKALAILREQLHADSAGIFGASIHLVTQNLEKSIVQVEKLLREADLKLSGMRAIKPTLEDVFVSVLAKDKESNDREDHGK; from the coding sequence TTGGTGCACCATTTATATATGATAAATATCATGAAAATGATTAAGACTACTCACCTTACAAAGAATTTTAATAATATCCGTGCTGTTGATGATCTCAGCTTCGATGTATTTGAAGGAGAAATTTTTGGGCTTGTTGGCCCCGATGGTGCCGGAAAGACGACTACCATGCGACTGTTGACCTCGATCATGGAGCCAACATCGGGTAATGCCTGGGTCGCTGGTCATCATGTGGTAAAAGAATCAGAGATAATCAAGGAGAAAATCGGTTATATGAGCCAGAAATTCGGTCTATATCCAGATCTCACTGTGATAGAAAATATCAATTTTTACGCTGATATTTATGGCATACCGCGTAAGAATCGTGAAAAGAAGATAAATAATCTCCTTACTTTCAGTAACCTAACACCCTTCAAGAAACGATTGGCGGGAAATCTTTCAGGTGGGATGAAACAAAAGCTGGGCCTCACCTGCACGTTAATTCACACACCCAAAGTCCTCTTTCTCGATGAGCCAACGAATGGTGTGGATCCGGTCTCCCGTCGCGACTTTTGGCATATTTTATACGGATTGCTCCACGAAAAGGTTACGATCTTCGTCTCAACTGCTTATCTCGATGAGGCTGAACGCTGTAATAGAGTCGGACTCATCCATAAGGGCAGGCTGCTTGCCTGTGGAACTCCGGATGAGGTAAAAAAGCTTATGCATGGAGCCATCCTTGAGATACGGTCATCAGAACCACGTAAAGCCTTGGCCATCTTGCGTGAGCAGTTACACGCTGACTCTGCAGGGATTTTTGGTGCTTCCATTCACCTGGTAACCCAGAATCTAGAAAAGTCAATAGTTCAAGTCGAAAAACTTCTTAGGGAAGCTGATCTTAAACTTAGTGGGATGAGGGCTATTAAACCGACACTGGAAGATGTATTTGTCTCGGTACTTGCCAAAGATAAGGAGTCCAACGATCGTGAAGACCATGGAAAATGA
- a CDS encoding transcriptional regulator, which produces MSTEKLDTEVRQSQIAQAALSLIASYGLKGLSIARIARKVGLVPSAIYRHFKNKEEMLDAILHHIQKRLLDNVDIVCNETPEPIDQLRRLLMYHVKLIRENQGILRIIFSEDLYHGHPERKGKVYNIIINYLNCVDKIIIQGQQEGKIRRDIGPATISLMFLGIIQPSAILWHISDGKFDVTRHAEKTWKTFSECLVMK; this is translated from the coding sequence ATGAGTACAGAAAAATTAGATACAGAAGTTAGGCAAAGCCAGATAGCACAAGCAGCCTTAAGTTTGATTGCAAGTTATGGTTTAAAAGGATTAAGCATAGCAAGGATAGCCCGCAAGGTCGGCCTTGTGCCTTCAGCAATATACCGACACTTTAAAAATAAGGAAGAGATGCTTGATGCCATTCTTCATCACATTCAAAAGAGGTTGCTCGATAATGTCGATATTGTATGTAACGAGACTCCTGAACCAATTGACCAACTCAGGCGGCTACTTATGTATCATGTTAAGCTTATTCGGGAAAACCAGGGAATTCTTCGCATTATCTTTTCTGAAGATCTCTACCATGGGCATCCAGAACGAAAAGGTAAGGTATACAATATCATAATAAACTATCTCAATTGCGTAGACAAAATTATTATCCAGGGACAGCAAGAAGGCAAAATACGACGAGACATAGGCCCGGCAACTATTTCCTTAATGTTTTTAGGTATCATTCAGCCATCGGCAATTCTCTGGCATATAAGTGATGGTAAGTTTGATGTAACAAGACATGCAGAAAAGACCTGGAAAACATTTAGTGAATGTCTCGTTATGAAATAA
- a CDS encoding secretion protein, producing MRKSIKIMIFLILIGIITAAPTYLYLKNKSHSDSNIIRVSGNIEVTDAEVSFKISGRVDKRLVDEGEFVQKDEVVALLDSSDLNSEVEIRRAELQMAQADLAELEAGSRPQEIAEAEAKLAAAKADKIHLESDFHRAEKLFKQQAISAEEYMHSKGDHEVAVARLQEAEERLKLIREGPRKERIEQARAQVKQARAALKLAQIRLSYAKLASPLSGVVLSKNIEPGEYVAPGTPIVTIGDLENVWLRAYINETDLGRVKVGYQANIITDTYPDTIYKGSVSFIASQAEFTPKNVQTKEERVKLVYRIKINISNLGMELKPGMPADADIIIPDAIINNQ from the coding sequence ATGAGAAAAAGTATAAAAATAATGATATTTTTGATACTCATAGGCATTATCACAGCAGCGCCAACATACCTGTATCTCAAAAATAAGTCACACAGCGATTCGAATATCATTCGTGTCTCCGGTAATATCGAGGTCACTGATGCCGAGGTGAGCTTCAAGATTTCAGGACGCGTGGATAAGCGTCTGGTGGATGAAGGTGAGTTTGTACAAAAAGATGAAGTGGTAGCCCTGCTCGATAGTTCAGATTTGAATAGCGAGGTAGAGATACGCCGTGCTGAACTACAAATGGCACAAGCAGACCTGGCTGAACTTGAAGCCGGTTCGCGTCCTCAGGAAATTGCTGAAGCTGAAGCAAAACTTGCAGCGGCAAAAGCAGATAAAATACATTTAGAGAGTGATTTTCATAGAGCGGAAAAACTATTCAAACAACAGGCGATTTCTGCTGAGGAATACATGCACTCCAAGGGAGATCACGAGGTTGCAGTGGCCCGATTACAGGAGGCCGAGGAACGTCTCAAATTAATTCGGGAAGGCCCTCGAAAAGAGCGGATAGAGCAAGCCCGTGCACAGGTTAAGCAGGCACGGGCAGCCCTTAAGCTAGCTCAGATACGTCTGAGTTATGCAAAACTAGCTTCTCCTCTTTCCGGTGTCGTTCTCTCAAAGAATATAGAACCGGGAGAATACGTTGCCCCTGGAACACCGATTGTCACGATTGGTGATCTTGAGAATGTATGGTTGCGAGCATATATTAACGAGACAGATTTAGGTCGCGTGAAGGTTGGTTATCAGGCAAATATAATCACCGATACCTATCCAGATACGATATACAAAGGCTCTGTATCATTCATTGCATCTCAGGCTGAATTTACTCCTAAAAATGTCCAGACAAAAGAGGAGCGTGTTAAGCTTGTTTATCGAATAAAGATCAATATCTCTAATCTTGGTATGGAACTAAAACCCGGGATGCCTGCTGATGCGGATATTATAATCCCAGATGCCATTATCAATAATCAATAG
- a CDS encoding diguanylate cyclase/phosphodiesterase — translation MRKLLRVLIIEDSPDDTELLLRELRCGGYDPVYERVETASGMKILLEQQEWDVVLSDHSMPLFSGIGALTQLQLSGLDLPFIIVSGTIGEEIAVAAMRAGAHDYLMKDNLARLVPAIERELKEAEERRKRKEAEEALRKSEASLANAQRIAHLGNWQWNMRENKTYWSDEMYRIFGFAPQTIDGVCEAYLNSVHPDDRVLVKQSLDEALSRGKPYRIEHRIVLPGGSVRIVHGQAEVILDDTGMVVQVNGIVQDITERKHMEELCKLSNAIEQISNSIIVTDTEGKIEYVNANFMKLTGYTSEEIMGKNPSVLKSGKTPYENYKQLWNTITSGNKWQGEFINKKKNGELYWELTSISPVKNPDGVITNFIAIKEDITDRKKVERHLCLQYATTRVLVESIAIDEVIPKIIQAVCESLGWDIGIFWTIDQKTNVLRCIEIWHRPFVEVPGFKALSRQIVFSFGTGLPGKIWASSKPIWISDIARDASFLRAALAAKEDLHGAFGFPVFTRNEILGVLEFFSHEVQQPDEDLLTMMMSIGGQIGKFIEQKQADEALRRRIDFEKTVASISTRFVALSDFNNAISVSLADIGLLSEADRVYLFQFRDKGGIMDNTHEWCAKEINSKIQNLQNLPTSKFPWLMEKLHTGDVIHIPDVSKMSPEAVAEKEVLEKYAIKSLLALPVYAEKRLVGFIGFDNALTTGSRYEEDLALLRITAEIIGNAIARRQSESLINHMAYHDALTNLPNRILLQDRLEVAIMQAKRNEHMVAVMLLDLDRFKTINDTLGHHMGDLLLKAVAERLTRCMRESNTIVRMGGDEFIVVVPDLAHAKNAAIVAQKILDVLYQPFQIEGYEIHTTTSIGVSIYPIDADDASMLIKKADTAMYHAKEQGRNTFEFYMESMNSNNFERMMLENSLRKVLERGELSIYYQPQVDMDTEQIIGVEALVRWKHPDLGMIYPSKFIPIAEETGFIIPIGEWVLTTACTQAKAWHNAGFPTLRVSVNLSARQIKQQNLVGMVAGVLKETGLDPKYLELEITESIVMHNIESSLKVLCELKELGIRLSIDDFGMGYSSLSYLRRFSIDTIKIDQSFVRDITTNQDDAAIVTAIIAIAESLKLKVIAEGVENKEQLAFLHQICCNEIQGYIYSHPLSAVDMGKLLLKKYKSEE, via the coding sequence ATGAGGAAACTACTCCGTGTATTGATCATCGAAGACTCACCGGATGATACAGAACTGCTCCTCCGTGAATTGAGATGTGGCGGCTATGATCCGGTTTACGAGCGGGTCGAGACGGCCTCAGGCATGAAGATACTGCTTGAACAACAGGAATGGGATGTTGTCCTTTCCGATCACTCCATGCCGCTCTTTAGCGGGATTGGTGCGCTTACGCAGTTACAGCTCAGTGGGCTTGATCTGCCATTTATCATTGTATCGGGTACTATTGGAGAGGAGATAGCAGTAGCAGCCATGAGAGCAGGGGCTCATGATTACCTTATGAAGGATAACCTGGCGCGGCTTGTTCCTGCCATTGAACGGGAACTGAAAGAAGCAGAGGAACGAAGAAAGCGTAAAGAAGCAGAAGAGGCGCTTCGGAAAAGCGAGGCCAGTCTTGCCAATGCACAACGAATCGCCCATCTGGGGAATTGGCAATGGAATATGAGGGAGAATAAAACGTATTGGTCAGACGAGATGTATCGCATCTTTGGTTTCGCTCCACAGACAATTGATGGGGTCTGTGAGGCGTATCTCAATTCCGTTCATCCTGATGACAGAGTACTGGTAAAGCAATCTCTTGATGAGGCATTATCCAGGGGAAAGCCTTACCGTATTGAGCATCGCATTGTTCTACCGGGAGGCTCTGTACGCATTGTCCATGGCCAGGCAGAAGTTATCCTTGATGATACGGGCATGGTGGTTCAGGTGAATGGAATAGTTCAGGATATTACCGAACGTAAGCATATGGAGGAGCTTTGTAAGTTATCAAATGCTATCGAACAAATTTCAAATTCGATTATCGTTACTGATACTGAGGGAAAAATCGAATATGTCAATGCCAATTTCATGAAATTAACAGGGTATACGAGCGAAGAAATTATGGGAAAAAATCCCAGCGTTTTGAAATCCGGTAAAACTCCATATGAAAACTATAAACAATTATGGAATACAATCACTTCTGGTAATAAATGGCAGGGAGAATTTATTAACAAGAAGAAAAATGGTGAACTCTATTGGGAACTGACATCTATTTCCCCGGTAAAAAATCCTGACGGTGTTATTACGAACTTCATTGCGATTAAGGAAGATATTACTGATCGTAAAAAAGTTGAACGACATTTGTGCTTACAATACGCTACAACTCGTGTATTGGTAGAGTCAATCGCCATTGATGAAGTTATCCCCAAAATCATTCAGGCTGTGTGTGAGAGTTTGGGATGGGATATAGGTATTTTCTGGACTATAGATCAGAAAACTAACGTGTTACGTTGTATTGAAATCTGGCATAGGCCTTTCGTGGAGGTACCAGGGTTTAAGGCATTGAGTCGGCAGATTGTTTTTTCCTTTGGTACTGGATTGCCGGGAAAAATTTGGGCTTCCAGCAAACCCATATGGATCAGCGATATTGCCCGTGATGCAAGCTTTCTTCGGGCTGCGCTTGCTGCTAAAGAAGACTTACATGGGGCTTTTGGTTTTCCTGTTTTTACCAGGAATGAAATATTAGGTGTTCTTGAGTTTTTTAGCCACGAGGTACAACAACCCGACGAAGACCTTCTTACGATGATGATGTCTATCGGTGGGCAGATCGGCAAGTTTATTGAGCAAAAACAGGCAGATGAGGCCCTCAGGCGGAGAATAGATTTTGAAAAAACGGTAGCCAGCATCTCTACAAGATTTGTTGCTCTTTCGGACTTCAATAATGCTATTTCCGTTTCGTTGGCTGATATAGGTCTATTGAGTGAAGCGGATAGAGTTTACTTATTTCAGTTCCGTGACAAAGGTGGTATTATGGACAATACCCATGAGTGGTGTGCTAAGGAGATTAACTCCAAAATACAAAATCTTCAGAATCTTCCTACTTCAAAATTTCCCTGGTTAATGGAAAAGTTACATACTGGCGATGTAATTCATATCCCCGATGTTTCCAAAATGTCTCCGGAGGCTGTTGCTGAAAAGGAGGTATTAGAGAAATATGCTATCAAATCGTTGTTGGCGCTACCGGTATATGCTGAAAAGAGATTAGTTGGATTTATAGGTTTCGATAATGCCCTGACTACCGGTTCACGGTATGAGGAAGATTTAGCCCTGCTTCGTATTACGGCGGAGATTATAGGGAACGCAATTGCGCGAAGGCAATCGGAATCTCTTATTAATCATATGGCCTACCACGATGCCCTTACCAATTTGCCTAACCGCATTTTGCTACAAGACCGTCTGGAAGTAGCTATTATGCAGGCAAAACGGAATGAGCATATGGTTGCTGTTATGCTTCTTGATCTGGACCGCTTTAAAACCATCAATGATACCCTGGGACATCACATGGGTGATTTACTGTTGAAGGCTGTTGCGGAGCGCCTGACACGATGTATGCGTGAGAGCAATACCATTGTCCGTATGGGTGGCGATGAATTTATTGTTGTCGTTCCTGACCTTGCTCACGCAAAGAATGCTGCTATTGTTGCGCAGAAGATCCTTGATGTATTATACCAACCTTTCCAGATTGAAGGATACGAGATTCACACCACTACGAGCATAGGTGTAAGTATCTATCCCATTGACGCCGATGATGCTAGTATGCTGATCAAAAAGGCTGATACTGCGATGTATCATGCGAAAGAGCAGGGCAGAAACACCTTCGAGTTCTACATGGAAAGCATGAATAGTAATAACTTTGAGAGAATGATGCTGGAAAACTCCTTGCGAAAAGTGCTTGAAAGGGGAGAACTCTCGATATATTACCAGCCGCAGGTAGATATGGATACAGAGCAAATTATTGGTGTAGAGGCCCTTGTACGCTGGAAGCATCCCGACCTCGGTATGATCTATCCATCTAAGTTTATTCCCATTGCAGAAGAGACAGGTTTTATTATACCTATTGGTGAATGGGTTCTGACTACAGCTTGTACTCAGGCCAAAGCGTGGCATAATGCAGGCTTTCCTACACTCCGTGTCTCGGTAAACCTCTCGGCACGTCAAATAAAGCAACAAAATCTTGTAGGCATGGTTGCAGGCGTGCTAAAAGAAACCGGTCTTGATCCAAAATATTTAGAGCTGGAGATTACCGAGAGCATTGTTATGCACAATATTGAATCAAGCCTCAAAGTGCTCTGTGAACTAAAGGAACTTGGAATACGACTTTCCATTGATGACTTTGGCATGGGGTATTCCTCTCTCAGTTACTTAAGACGATTTTCCATAGATACGATTAAGATTGATCAATCATTTGTGCGGGATATTACTACGAACCAGGATGATGCAGCAATTGTTACCGCTATTATTGCCATAGCAGAAAGTCTTAAATTAAAGGTAATTGCTGAGGGTGTTGAAAACAAAGAGCAATTAGCTTTTTTGCACCAGATCTGTTGTAACGAAATACAAGGATATATTTACAGTCACCCTCTGTCTGCTGTTGATATGGGAAAGCTGTTGTTAAAAAAGTACAAAAGTGAAGAGTAA
- a CDS encoding ABC transporter ATP-binding component yields the protein MKTMENDKAVMVKDLEKRFGKFMAVNRISFEVAKGEIFGFLGPNGAGKSTTIRILCGILTPTGGAGTVAGFNIRTEAEKIKSHIGYMSQRFSLYEDLTVEENINFYSGIYHITPKKKKERKEWVIEMAGLKEHRHSRTAILSSGWRQRLALGCAILHEPPILFLDEPTSGVDPISRRQFWDLIYELSGRGITVFVTTHYMEEAEYCNRIGLIYRGKLIVIGTPEMLKTECMQEDVLEVLCERPQDAMVEIKKVDGVKDVTLFGKGLHVIAEDGDTAASAISRLLRDKGYGIPPVEKIDPSLEDVFVSLIEAHDRAEQLQQESTMMKL from the coding sequence GTGAAGACCATGGAAAATGACAAAGCCGTCATGGTAAAAGATCTAGAGAAGCGGTTCGGCAAATTCATGGCTGTAAACCGCATAAGCTTTGAGGTCGCCAAAGGAGAGATATTTGGCTTCCTCGGTCCCAACGGAGCTGGTAAATCCACAACGATTCGGATACTGTGCGGCATCCTTACACCAACGGGAGGTGCAGGAACAGTGGCAGGGTTCAACATCCGCACCGAAGCGGAAAAGATCAAGAGCCATATTGGGTACATGAGCCAAAGATTTTCACTTTATGAAGACTTAACCGTTGAGGAAAATATTAATTTCTATAGCGGCATTTACCACATCACTCCCAAAAAAAAGAAGGAACGGAAAGAATGGGTAATCGAGATGGCTGGCCTTAAGGAGCATCGCCATTCCCGGACGGCTATTTTATCGAGCGGTTGGAGGCAGAGACTGGCACTTGGTTGTGCAATCCTTCATGAACCACCTATACTATTTCTCGATGAGCCAACATCCGGGGTCGACCCCATCAGCCGCCGTCAATTCTGGGATCTGATTTATGAATTATCTGGCAGAGGTATTACCGTATTTGTTACTACCCATTATATGGAAGAAGCCGAATATTGTAATCGAATAGGTCTTATCTATCGTGGTAAATTGATTGTCATCGGAACTCCAGAGATGCTTAAGACAGAATGTATGCAAGAGGATGTTCTGGAAGTTCTGTGCGAACGGCCTCAAGATGCAATGGTCGAAATTAAAAAGGTTGATGGTGTCAAAGATGTTACCCTCTTCGGCAAGGGATTGCACGTCATAGCTGAGGATGGCGATACTGCTGCATCTGCAATCAGCCGTTTGCTTAGAGACAAAGGCTATGGAATTCCACCTGTTGAAAAGATCGATCCTTCGCTTGAAGACGTATTTGTGTCCCTTATAGAAGCCCATGACCGGGCGGAGCAGCTTCAGCAAGAGAGTACAATGATGAAATTATGA
- a CDS encoding putative cytochrome c assembly protein encodes METAHFLNQVSILIYWICFGAYSIYWVFGFTRWKLRFFILLGIVILHIVTIILRGISIEYFPLTNKFESFNAFAAAAFIILLIYAKTESPIYRMSLFGVGYGFYVAAMLFPKGLSYAPPLMLTIWYILHVPLSFFCYALWVSAMAAAVARYFVSGEKRPYDQIIDSGFQYGLITFSISMIFGGLWGYVAWGSYFLWDAKVVWSVIIWFFYATCLHLDYWPEAKWLKPPMAIAGFIILLMTYVGTSFLIGSSHSFQ; translated from the coding sequence ATGGAAACAGCTCATTTTCTTAACCAGGTCTCTATACTTATCTATTGGATCTGCTTCGGCGCTTACTCAATCTATTGGGTTTTTGGATTCACACGATGGAAATTACGATTCTTTATTCTATTAGGAATTGTTATTCTCCATATCGTAACCATCATACTTCGTGGTATATCGATAGAGTATTTTCCTTTAACCAATAAGTTTGAATCCTTTAATGCCTTTGCCGCTGCTGCATTTATTATTCTGCTCATCTATGCAAAAACAGAAAGCCCTATCTATCGCATGTCATTGTTTGGAGTTGGATATGGCTTCTATGTGGCAGCCATGCTCTTCCCAAAAGGGTTGAGTTACGCTCCTCCCCTGATGCTTACTATCTGGTATATATTACACGTTCCCTTATCCTTTTTCTGTTATGCCTTATGGGTCAGCGCTATGGCTGCAGCCGTTGCGCGGTATTTCGTATCAGGCGAAAAAAGACCGTACGATCAAATCATCGACTCGGGTTTTCAATATGGTCTTATTACCTTTTCAATCTCTATGATATTTGGGGGATTATGGGGATATGTCGCATGGGGATCGTATTTCCTCTGGGATGCTAAGGTCGTCTGGTCTGTAATAATCTGGTTTTTTTATGCTACCTGTCTCCATCTTGATTACTGGCCAGAGGCAAAATGGCTTAAGCCGCCTATGGCCATTGCAGGATTTATCATACTCTTAATGACCTATGTAGGTACGAGTTTTCTCATTGGCAGTTCTCATAGTTTTCAATGA
- a CDS encoding cytochrome b/b6 domain-containing protein produces the protein MANKIREWIEDRTGLNKFLKVALDEPVHGGAKWSYVFGSALVFLFVLQAVTGIVMASFYSPSSTSAWGSVYYIQEKTSFGWFVRGLHHYGSSAMIIVAIVHMFQVFIFGAYKKPRELNWISGVILLLFLMGFGLTGYLLPWDQKGYWATQVATNIIGTIPVIGDYIKVLHQGGSDYGNFTLTRFYALHVFLLPISLLFFLGIHIALFRKHGVTPYWKMKENVLKNRVDPFWPDQVFKDIVFAMGIYAVLVGWVFWSGGAELHAPADPASNFLARPEWYFLFLFQLLKYCQGNLLIVGTVIIPTLAIIFLFVLPFIDRNTSRYPSKRIPFFSAVFSGLAGIVVLTVISIVHDNHDIHIIHQKEDSEHQSARAMKLAAKGVPPGGGNLIFLNDPIYLGEKIFKESCIGCHMVKGQGGDTAPDFTDFGSREWVVGLLKDPKGAKYFKESGTMPPVKLPDESIFDMTEFLLSQSGDLLNKNIDSIERGKGLVLKGNCAICHPIGDKDAKRIAPNLTDYLSETWLKEFIKNPSDPKFYGTKNKMPGFDRLTDKEMDALIQYLFTLSKDRTLISRNEISSQPKKRTYIFGLSFPRTMMDFKNNS, from the coding sequence ATGGCAAATAAAATACGTGAATGGATAGAAGACAGAACCGGATTAAATAAATTTTTAAAAGTAGCCCTGGACGAACCTGTACATGGCGGAGCTAAATGGTCATATGTATTTGGAAGCGCACTGGTATTCCTTTTCGTCCTTCAGGCAGTTACCGGTATAGTAATGGCCAGTTTTTATTCTCCCTCTTCGACTTCGGCATGGGGAAGTGTCTATTATATTCAGGAAAAAACATCTTTTGGCTGGTTCGTACGTGGCTTGCATCATTATGGCTCAAGCGCCATGATTATCGTAGCTATCGTTCATATGTTCCAGGTTTTTATTTTCGGTGCATATAAAAAACCCCGTGAACTCAACTGGATATCCGGAGTAATTCTTCTTCTGTTTTTGATGGGTTTTGGTTTGACAGGCTATCTTCTACCCTGGGATCAAAAAGGATATTGGGCTACTCAGGTGGCTACCAATATCATAGGAACTATCCCTGTAATTGGCGATTACATCAAAGTGCTCCATCAGGGTGGTTCTGATTACGGAAACTTTACTTTAACCCGTTTCTATGCTCTTCATGTATTTTTGCTACCCATATCCTTACTCTTCTTCCTTGGTATTCATATAGCGCTTTTTCGTAAACATGGTGTAACTCCTTACTGGAAGATGAAAGAGAATGTATTAAAAAACCGTGTTGATCCATTCTGGCCAGATCAGGTATTTAAAGACATTGTATTTGCCATGGGAATATATGCTGTTCTCGTGGGATGGGTCTTTTGGAGCGGAGGCGCAGAACTTCATGCGCCGGCTGACCCGGCATCTAATTTTCTTGCCAGGCCAGAGTGGTATTTCCTGTTCTTATTCCAACTGTTAAAATATTGCCAGGGTAACCTCTTAATCGTAGGTACTGTTATTATACCAACACTGGCTATCATATTCTTGTTTGTGCTGCCATTTATCGACAGAAACACCTCAAGGTACCCATCGAAAAGAATACCATTTTTCAGCGCTGTATTCTCCGGATTAGCAGGAATCGTTGTTTTAACGGTTATTTCGATAGTCCACGACAACCATGATATACATATAATCCATCAAAAAGAGGATTCAGAACATCAATCGGCAAGGGCTATGAAACTTGCAGCCAAAGGTGTTCCACCCGGAGGCGGTAATTTGATCTTCCTGAATGATCCAATATATCTAGGGGAAAAGATTTTCAAGGAAAGTTGCATAGGCTGTCATATGGTGAAAGGACAGGGAGGAGATACTGCCCCCGATTTTACTGATTTTGGATCAAGAGAATGGGTAGTAGGGCTGTTAAAAGATCCCAAGGGTGCAAAATATTTTAAAGAATCAGGAACTATGCCTCCCGTTAAACTCCCTGATGAATCAATTTTTGATATGACAGAGTTTCTATTAAGCCAGTCAGGGGATCTTCTCAATAAAAATATTGATAGTATTGAAAGAGGAAAGGGTCTTGTCTTAAAAGGGAATTGTGCTATTTGTCATCCTATAGGCGATAAAGATGCAAAGAGGATTGCACCAAACCTGACCGACTATTTATCAGAAACCTGGTTAAAGGAATTCATTAAAAATCCTTCCGATCCAAAATTCTACGGTACAAAGAACAAGATGCCCGGTTTTGACAGGCTTACCGATAAGGAAATGGATGCGCTGATACAATATCTGTTTACGTTGTCAAAAGACCGAACACTAATTTCCCGGAATGAAATAAGCTCACAACCAAAGAAACGAACCTATATATTTGGCCTGTCATTTCCAAGAACAATGATGGACTTTAAAAATAACAGTTAA